Proteins encoded together in one Anoxybacillus flavithermus window:
- the yabG gene encoding sporulation peptidase YabG yields the protein MLQTKQTKGRVCVIQVGDIVARKSYECDILFRVIDIKEKEGEKEAILYGEDVRLIADAPFSDLVVIDEREKKRRKEEEKRHIEQCYKLLRQDYRALREKSEYDATGGYEVKMDFFQLPGRVLHIDGDPLYLRKCMQLYERIGVPVYGVHCHETDMPDRIIPLLEQVRPDILVVTGHDAYSKSKGSVDDLRAYRHSKYFVQTVKQARKKIPNLDQLVIFAGACQSHFESLIRAGANFASSPARVNIHALDPVYIVSRVSFTPFMDRINVWDVLRNTLTGEKGLGGVETRGVLRTGMPFRTMDEQT from the coding sequence ATGTTACAAACAAAACAAACGAAAGGGCGAGTGTGTGTGATTCAAGTGGGAGATATTGTTGCACGAAAATCGTATGAATGTGATATTTTGTTTCGGGTTATTGATATAAAAGAAAAAGAAGGGGAAAAAGAAGCCATTTTATATGGGGAGGATGTTCGTCTTATAGCCGATGCTCCGTTTTCTGATTTAGTTGTTATTGACGAGCGGGAAAAAAAGAGAAGAAAAGAAGAAGAAAAGCGGCATATTGAGCAGTGCTATAAATTGTTGCGTCAAGATTATCGGGCGCTACGGGAAAAAAGTGAATATGATGCGACAGGCGGATATGAAGTGAAAATGGATTTTTTCCAATTACCGGGACGTGTGCTTCATATAGATGGCGACCCGCTTTATTTACGTAAATGCATGCAACTGTATGAACGAATCGGGGTCCCGGTATATGGTGTTCATTGTCATGAAACAGATATGCCCGATCGTATTATTCCACTACTTGAACAAGTGCGTCCAGATATTTTAGTTGTAACGGGACATGATGCATATTCGAAATCGAAAGGATCGGTAGATGATTTAAGGGCGTATCGTCATTCGAAATATTTTGTCCAAACAGTGAAGCAGGCACGCAAAAAAATTCCGAATCTCGATCAACTTGTCATTTTTGCTGGGGCGTGTCAATCTCATTTTGAATCGCTTATTCGAGCAGGTGCGAACTTCGCAAGCTCTCCTGCACGCGTCAATATTCATGCTCTCGATCCTGTATATATTGTCTCACGCGTTAGTTTCACTCCTTTTATGGACCGCATTAACGTATGGGACGTATTAAGAAATACATTGACAGGGGAAAAGGGGCTCGGTGGTGTTGAGACGCGCGGTGTTTTGCGGACAGGGATGCCTTTTCGGACGATGGATGAGCAAACATAA
- the veg gene encoding biofilm formation stimulator Veg, with protein sequence MGKTLSEIKKVLDSNLGKRLTLKANGGRRKTIERCGVLAQTYPSVFVVELDQEENAFERVSYSYADVLTETVQLTFLDDEQVAMSSSHS encoded by the coding sequence ATGGGAAAAACATTGTCGGAAATTAAAAAAGTGTTGGATTCGAATCTCGGTAAAAGATTGACGTTAAAAGCGAACGGTGGGCGTCGAAAGACAATCGAGCGTTGCGGCGTGTTAGCGCAAACATATCCGTCCGTATTTGTCGTTGAACTTGATCAAGAAGAAAACGCTTTTGAACGTGTATCATATAGTTATGCAGACGTGTTGACGGAAACAGTACAACTTACATTTTTAGATGACGAACAAGTAGCGATGAGCAGCTCACATTCATGA
- the ispE gene encoding 4-(cytidine 5'-diphospho)-2-C-methyl-D-erythritol kinase, which translates to MRLLVKAPAKINLSLDVLHKRPDGYHEVKMVMTTIDLADRVELMDLYSDTIQIISHNRFVPDDERNLAYQAAKLLKEKVGVRRGVAISITKYIPVAAGLAGGSSDAAATLRGLNKLWGLGLSLDELAEIGAEIGSDVPFCVYGGTAIATGRGEKIEHIPAPPPSWVILAKPTIGVSTADVYRNLNLQSVDHPDVDGMVAAIREKDYEKICALAGNVLESVTLNMYPEVAQIKEQMRRFGADVSLMSGSGPTVFGLVQHDSRLQRVYNGLRGFCEHVYAVRLIGERHEQ; encoded by the coding sequence TTGAGGTTGTTAGTGAAAGCACCAGCGAAAATTAATTTATCACTCGACGTATTACATAAGCGCCCAGACGGCTACCATGAAGTAAAAATGGTGATGACGACGATTGATTTAGCTGATCGTGTCGAGTTAATGGATTTGTATAGCGATACGATCCAAATTATTTCGCACAATCGCTTCGTGCCGGATGATGAACGCAATTTAGCATATCAAGCTGCTAAATTGTTGAAGGAGAAAGTGGGTGTTCGTCGAGGGGTAGCGATTTCTATTACGAAGTATATTCCCGTTGCGGCGGGTCTTGCAGGTGGAAGCAGCGATGCCGCTGCAACGTTGCGAGGATTAAATAAGCTGTGGGGGTTAGGGTTGAGTTTAGACGAACTTGCCGAAATTGGGGCGGAGATTGGCTCGGACGTTCCGTTTTGCGTATATGGAGGAACAGCGATCGCAACGGGACGGGGAGAGAAAATTGAGCATATTCCTGCTCCTCCACCAAGTTGGGTCATTTTAGCGAAGCCAACGATCGGTGTGTCAACTGCGGATGTATATCGGAATTTAAACTTGCAATCCGTCGATCATCCAGACGTAGACGGAATGGTTGCTGCGATTAGAGAAAAAGATTATGAGAAAATTTGTGCGCTCGCTGGAAACGTATTAGAAAGTGTCACGCTAAACATGTATCCTGAAGTCGCGCAAATTAAGGAACAAATGAGACGTTTTGGTGCAGATGTCTCATTAATGAGCGGAAGCGGACCGACCGTGTTTGGTCTTGTTCAACATGATTCGCGGTTACAACGTGTATATAATGGTTTGCGAGGTTTTTGCGAACACGTATATGCTGTTCGATTAATTGGAGAAAGACATGAACAATAA
- the purR gene encoding pur operon repressor — translation MKLRRSSRLVDMTHYLLYHPHQLVPLTFFAERYGSAKSSISEDLAIIKQTFEQQGIGLLRTLPGAAGGVQYVPKMSETEAKQFIQQLCTSLADPDRLLPGGYLYMTDLLGDTRIVNQIGRLYASAFAHEHIDFVVTVATKGIPLAYAVASFLNVPVVIIRRDSKVTEGSMVSINYVSGSSKRIQTMVLSKRSLTEGANVLIIDDFMKAGGTINGMISLLAEFRANVVGIGVLVESEEAEERLVDEYVSLVKLTSVNVKEKQITVEEGNYFHFVK, via the coding sequence ATGAAATTAAGGCGAAGTAGTCGGCTTGTCGATATGACACACTATTTGCTTTATCATCCACACCAGCTTGTTCCGCTTACTTTTTTTGCGGAACGATACGGATCAGCGAAATCGTCGATTAGCGAAGATTTGGCTATTATTAAGCAAACGTTTGAACAGCAAGGAATCGGTTTGTTGCGTACGCTTCCTGGGGCGGCCGGTGGGGTGCAATACGTACCGAAAATGTCAGAAACGGAAGCGAAACAATTTATTCAGCAACTATGTACAAGCTTGGCGGATCCCGATCGGCTATTGCCAGGGGGCTATTTGTATATGACAGATTTGCTTGGCGATACACGTATCGTCAACCAAATTGGTCGCTTATATGCTTCTGCGTTTGCCCATGAACATATTGATTTTGTTGTGACAGTTGCAACAAAAGGAATTCCTTTAGCCTACGCTGTTGCAAGCTTTTTAAATGTACCTGTCGTCATTATTCGCCGCGACAGCAAAGTGACAGAAGGTTCGATGGTCAGCATCAATTACGTATCAGGCTCTTCAAAACGTATTCAAACGATGGTGCTATCGAAGCGAAGTTTAACAGAAGGAGCGAATGTCTTAATTATCGATGATTTTATGAAAGCGGGCGGAACAATCAACGGCATGATTAGTTTGCTCGCAGAATTCCGCGCAAACGTTGTTGGGATTGGTGTGCTTGTCGAGTCGGAAGAAGCAGAAGAACGACTCGTTGATGAATATGTTTCACTCGTTAAACTAACATCTGTCAATGTAAAAGAAAAACAAATTACAGTAGAAGAAGGAAATTACTTTCATTTTGTCAAATAA
- a CDS encoding RidA family protein, translating into MKVVHTNQAPQAIGPYSQGIIVNNMFYSSGQIALTPEGEMVQGDIQAQTHQVFKNLQAVLEAAGASLETVVKTTVFLKDMNDFAAMNEVYGQYFRDHKPARSAVEVARLPKDALIEIEVVALVKQS; encoded by the coding sequence ATGAAAGTTGTACACACAAACCAAGCTCCACAAGCGATTGGACCGTACTCTCAAGGCATTATTGTGAACAACATGTTTTACAGTTCTGGACAAATTGCTTTAACTCCTGAAGGAGAAATGGTGCAAGGGGATATTCAAGCACAAACGCATCAAGTATTCAAAAATTTGCAAGCGGTGCTTGAAGCAGCAGGAGCGTCTTTAGAAACTGTTGTAAAAACAACGGTGTTTTTAAAAGACATGAACGATTTTGCGGCGATGAATGAAGTATATGGTCAATATTTCCGCGATCATAAACCAGCGCGTTCCGCTGTTGAAGTGGCTCGTTTGCCAAAAGATGCGTTAATTGAAATTGAAGTCGTTGCCCTTGTTAAACAATCGTAA
- the spoVG gene encoding septation regulator SpoVG, protein MEVTDVRLRRVNTEGRMRAIASITLDHEFVVHDIRVIEGNNGLFVAMPSKRTPDGEFRDIAHPINSTTRGKIQEAVLAEYHRAGELEKELEEAGAS, encoded by the coding sequence ATGGAAGTAACTGACGTGAGATTACGCCGCGTGAATACCGAAGGACGTATGAGAGCGATTGCCTCGATCACGTTGGATCATGAATTTGTTGTTCATGATATTCGTGTCATTGAAGGCAATAACGGCTTGTTTGTCGCTATGCCAAGCAAGCGTACTCCTGACGGGGAATTCCGTGACATCGCTCATCCAATTAACTCAACAACCCGCGGGAAAATCCAAGAAGCTGTTTTAGCTGAATATCACCGTGCTGGTGAGTTGGAAAAAGAGCTTGAAGAAGCAGGCGCTTCGTAA
- the glmU gene encoding bifunctional UDP-N-acetylglucosamine diphosphorylase/glucosamine-1-phosphate N-acetyltransferase GlmU yields the protein MRRYAIILAAGQGTRMRSKLYKVLHPVCGKPMVQHVVDAISMLHVDRLITVVGFGAERVKEQLGSQSEYVIQEQQLGTAHAVLQAAPHLADKDGVTLVVCGDTPLITSETMEALLQHHLQTKAKATILTALAEDPTGYGRIVRNKDGHVEKIVEHKDATEEERNIREINTGTYCFDNRALFEALTKVSNDNAQGEYYLPDVIEILKKQGEIISAYETPVFEETLGVNDRIALAQAEKIMRARIHRKHMANGVTIIDPEHTYIGPDVHIGQDTVIYPGTWIEGHTVIGENCIIGPNSEVKNSRIGNDTSIRHSVVHDSEIGSDVTIGPFAHIRPLCKIGDDVRIGNFVEIKKATFGDGSKASHLSYIGDAEVGAHVNIGCGTITVNYDGANKYVTKIEDGAFIGCNSNLIAPVTVGSGAYVAAGSTITDDVPSEALAIARARQTNKENYVERLQAKKKS from the coding sequence ATGAGACGATATGCGATCATTTTAGCGGCTGGACAGGGGACGCGCATGCGTTCAAAGCTGTATAAAGTGTTGCACCCTGTCTGTGGAAAGCCGATGGTACAACATGTAGTGGATGCAATTTCTATGTTACATGTAGATCGACTAATTACAGTTGTTGGTTTTGGAGCAGAACGAGTAAAAGAACAACTCGGCAGTCAAAGTGAGTACGTCATTCAAGAACAACAGCTTGGGACGGCACATGCTGTTTTGCAAGCAGCACCTCATTTAGCTGATAAAGATGGTGTGACTCTCGTTGTTTGTGGAGATACGCCATTGATCACCTCAGAAACGATGGAAGCGCTTTTACAACATCATTTACAAACAAAAGCGAAAGCAACGATTTTAACCGCCCTTGCAGAAGATCCAACAGGATACGGTCGCATTGTCCGAAATAAAGATGGACATGTCGAAAAAATTGTAGAACATAAAGACGCAACTGAAGAAGAACGGAACATTCGAGAAATTAATACAGGGACGTATTGTTTCGATAATCGTGCATTATTTGAAGCGCTTACGAAAGTGTCAAACGACAATGCACAAGGTGAATATTATTTACCAGATGTCATCGAGATTTTGAAAAAACAAGGCGAAATCATTTCAGCATATGAAACACCGGTGTTTGAAGAAACGTTAGGTGTAAATGACCGCATTGCGCTTGCACAAGCAGAAAAAATTATGCGTGCACGCATTCATCGTAAACATATGGCAAATGGTGTGACAATCATCGATCCTGAGCATACGTATATAGGACCAGATGTGCACATTGGACAGGATACCGTCATCTATCCCGGGACATGGATTGAGGGACATACGGTGATCGGTGAAAACTGTATCATCGGACCGAATAGTGAAGTGAAAAATAGCCGTATTGGCAACGACACATCGATTCGTCATTCGGTTGTACATGATAGTGAAATAGGATCAGACGTAACCATTGGTCCATTTGCGCATATTCGTCCGCTATGTAAAATTGGTGATGATGTGAGAATCGGAAACTTCGTTGAAATCAAAAAAGCGACGTTTGGAGACGGCAGTAAAGCATCGCACTTAAGTTATATTGGGGACGCTGAAGTAGGCGCACATGTCAATATTGGTTGCGGAACCATTACAGTAAATTATGACGGTGCCAATAAATACGTGACAAAAATTGAAGATGGTGCGTTTATTGGTTGTAATTCGAACTTAATTGCTCCTGTTACGGTCGGAAGTGGAGCGTATGTAGCGGCTGGTTCCACGATTACCGATGATGTACCTAGTGAAGCTTTAGCTATCGCTCGTGCTCGACAAACAAATAAAGAAAATTATGTTGAACGTCTACAAGCGAAGAAAAAATCCTAA
- a CDS encoding ribose-phosphate diphosphokinase — protein sequence MSQYLNSNLKLFSLNSNPILAQEIAKVIGVELGKCSVSRFSDGEIQINIEESIRGCDVYVIQSTSAPVNEHLMELLIMIDALKRASAKTINIVMPYYGYARQDRKARSREPITAKLVANLLETAGATRVITLDLHAPQIQGFFDIPIDHLMGVPILADYFKEKQLDDIVIVSPDHGGVTRARKMADRLKAPIAIIDKRRPKPNVAEVMNIIGNVQGKTTILVDDIIDTAGTITLAANALAEYGAKEVYACCTHPVLSGPAIERIQNSKIKELVVTNTIAIPEEKKTNKIVELSVAPLIGEAIIRVHEEQSISALFD from the coding sequence ATGTCTCAGTATTTAAATTCTAATTTAAAGTTATTTTCGTTAAACTCTAATCCAATCTTAGCCCAAGAAATCGCAAAAGTGATTGGTGTTGAATTAGGAAAGTGTTCCGTTTCTCGTTTTAGTGATGGGGAAATTCAAATTAACATTGAAGAAAGTATTCGTGGATGCGATGTTTATGTTATTCAATCAACGAGCGCGCCCGTGAATGAGCATTTAATGGAGTTACTTATTATGATTGACGCATTAAAGCGAGCGTCTGCAAAAACAATTAATATCGTTATGCCATACTACGGATATGCTCGTCAAGATCGCAAAGCGCGTTCTCGTGAACCGATTACTGCGAAATTGGTTGCTAATTTATTAGAGACAGCTGGTGCTACTCGCGTGATTACGCTTGATTTACACGCACCGCAAATTCAAGGATTTTTCGATATTCCAATCGATCATTTAATGGGAGTTCCGATTTTAGCGGATTACTTTAAGGAAAAGCAACTTGATGATATTGTCATCGTTTCTCCAGATCATGGTGGCGTGACGCGTGCACGGAAAATGGCAGATCGTTTAAAAGCGCCAATTGCGATCATTGACAAGCGTCGTCCGAAACCAAATGTAGCAGAAGTGATGAACATTATTGGTAATGTACAAGGAAAAACGACGATTTTAGTGGATGATATTATTGATACAGCTGGAACAATCACTTTAGCAGCAAATGCGTTAGCTGAGTATGGGGCAAAAGAAGTGTATGCATGTTGTACGCACCCAGTTTTATCAGGTCCAGCGATTGAACGAATTCAAAATTCGAAAATTAAAGAGCTTGTTGTCACGAATACAATTGCGATTCCTGAAGAAAAGAAAACGAATAAAATTGTCGAGTTATCTGTTGCTCCTCTGATTGGTGAAGCAATTATTCGCGTACATGAAGAGCAGTCGATTAGCGCGTTGTTTGACTAA
- a CDS encoding 50S ribosomal protein L25/general stress protein Ctc yields the protein MISLLQLQLRTDHRRSYVKQMRKQGHIPAVLYGKTMNSQSVFVDAAEFLKQLRATGGTGLLDAKMNDNHIRIIARDMQKHPIRHDIIHIDFLAVDAKTEIDVHVPIHLVGEAAGVKDGGVLQQAMHQLSIRALPSNIPPSIDVDITNLQVGDVITVSHIQTNGAYEINHDPTEVIASILPPKQEEEIHSGEEQEPGRPESEEGRETTPRRT from the coding sequence GTGATTTCATTGTTACAACTTCAATTGCGTACAGATCATCGACGTTCTTACGTCAAACAAATGCGGAAACAAGGTCACATCCCGGCTGTGTTGTACGGGAAAACGATGAATAGCCAATCAGTTTTTGTTGATGCGGCTGAGTTTTTAAAGCAGTTGCGGGCTACAGGTGGTACAGGTCTTTTAGACGCAAAGATGAACGACAATCATATTCGTATCATCGCTCGCGATATGCAAAAACACCCGATTCGCCATGATATTATTCATATTGACTTTTTAGCTGTTGATGCAAAAACAGAAATCGATGTTCACGTTCCGATTCATCTCGTTGGTGAAGCAGCTGGCGTGAAAGATGGGGGTGTATTGCAACAAGCAATGCATCAATTGTCCATTCGGGCGCTGCCGTCAAACATCCCTCCATCCATTGATGTCGACATAACGAATTTGCAAGTAGGCGATGTTATTACAGTTTCACATATTCAAACAAACGGTGCTTATGAAATCAATCACGATCCAACAGAAGTGATCGCTTCGATTTTGCCACCAAAACAAGAAGAAGAAATTCATAGCGGTGAAGAACAAGAACCGGGGAGACCGGAATCGGAAGAAGGACGCGAAACAACACCGCGACGGACGTAG
- the pth gene encoding aminoacyl-tRNA hydrolase, protein MVKLFVGLGNPGKEYEQTRHNVGFMVIDELARRWGFTFNQTKFQGIFASGVISGEKVILCKPLTYMNLSGECVRPLMDYYNIDVDDLIVIYDDLDLSTGTVRLRPKGSAGGHNGMKSLIHHLKTEQFKRIRIGIDRPKNGMRVSDYVLGRWTAEEKIQIEQAIKKAADACERSLHVPFAQVMNEFNK, encoded by the coding sequence ATGGTAAAGCTGTTTGTTGGTTTAGGGAATCCTGGAAAAGAATATGAACAAACGAGGCATAATGTAGGGTTTATGGTGATCGATGAGCTTGCTCGTCGCTGGGGATTTACGTTCAATCAAACGAAGTTCCAAGGTATATTTGCAAGTGGCGTCATTTCAGGTGAAAAAGTCATATTATGCAAACCGCTTACATATATGAACTTATCGGGTGAATGCGTTCGACCGTTGATGGACTATTATAATATTGATGTCGACGATCTCATTGTCATTTACGACGACCTAGATTTGTCAACCGGAACGGTTCGCTTGCGTCCAAAGGGAAGCGCTGGCGGTCATAACGGAATGAAATCGCTTATTCATCATTTGAAAACAGAGCAATTTAAACGCATTCGCATCGGCATTGATCGGCCGAAAAACGGAATGAGAGTGAGTGACTACGTATTAGGGCGATGGACAGCGGAAGAGAAAATACAAATCGAACAAGCGATTAAAAAGGCAGCAGATGCATGCGAGCGATCGTTACACGTTCCGTTTGCTCAAGTGATGAACGAATTTAATAAGTAA
- a CDS encoding anti-sigma-F factor Fin family protein, whose protein sequence is MALHYYCRHCGVKIGTIDALELESEQLGFHRLTEEERLDMIQYLPTGEICVKAICEDCQEALDRNPDLHQYEKFIQ, encoded by the coding sequence ATGGCATTGCATTACTATTGCCGCCATTGTGGCGTAAAAATCGGGACGATCGATGCACTTGAGTTAGAGAGTGAGCAATTAGGGTTTCATCGATTAACAGAAGAAGAAAGGTTAGATATGATTCAATATCTTCCGACAGGGGAAATTTGCGTCAAGGCGATTTGCGAAGATTGCCAGGAGGCGTTGGATCGAAATCCTGATCTTCACCAATATGAAAAATTTATTCAATGA